From Humisphaera borealis, the proteins below share one genomic window:
- a CDS encoding gamma-glutamyl-gamma-aminobutyrate hydrolase family protein: protein MTSAALKTSDRPRTRPVVGVTGPDRGGEAAWFFTWLSLMLVGASARHITPSRPTRIEKLDALVIGGGADVDPQLYGEPLAVLLEPSPEKERSLVRRLLDLLFLPAAWFVRQLLARDSNRRGDADRDRLERGLLDHAVRSRLPVLGICRGAQLLNVYFGGSLHQSLAGYYIETREIRSIRPRKKVAIRPGTRLAAILGTERWVNSLHRQAVDRLGVGIRVAATDRNGIVQAIEHDSMPFIVGVQWHPEFLPQRPEQRALFGSLVQAARQRRQCPQRHETAIPTGSR from the coding sequence GTGACATCCGCCGCCCTGAAAACAAGCGATCGCCCCCGCACGCGGCCTGTCGTCGGCGTGACCGGGCCCGACCGCGGCGGCGAGGCGGCGTGGTTCTTCACCTGGCTTTCCCTGATGCTTGTCGGCGCTTCGGCCCGGCATATCACGCCGTCACGCCCGACCCGCATCGAGAAGCTCGACGCATTGGTGATCGGCGGCGGAGCCGACGTCGATCCGCAGCTCTACGGCGAACCCCTGGCGGTGCTGCTGGAACCTTCCCCCGAGAAAGAACGATCCCTTGTCAGACGCCTGCTGGATTTGCTGTTCCTCCCGGCTGCCTGGTTCGTAAGGCAACTGCTGGCGAGAGATTCGAACCGTCGCGGCGACGCCGACCGCGATCGTCTCGAACGTGGCCTGCTCGATCACGCCGTGAGAAGCCGCCTGCCCGTCCTGGGGATTTGCCGCGGGGCGCAGCTGCTCAATGTCTACTTCGGCGGGTCCCTGCATCAGAGCCTAGCCGGCTACTACATCGAAACCCGTGAAATTCGCTCGATTCGTCCGCGCAAGAAGGTGGCGATCCGGCCGGGCACGCGGCTGGCCGCGATACTTGGGACGGAACGATGGGTGAACTCGCTGCACCGCCAGGCGGTCGATCGCCTGGGTGTCGGCATTCGAGTCGCCGCCACGGATCGCAACGGCATCGTGCAGGCGATCGAACACGACTCGATGCCCTTTATTGTGGGGGTCCAGTGGCACCCCGAGTTTCTGCCGCAGCGTCCGGAGCAGCGGGCGCTGTTCGGATCGCTGGTGCAGGCGGCCCGACAGCGACGGCAATGTCCGCAACGCCACGAAACGGCGATCCCGACCGGGTCGCGGTAA
- a CDS encoding Stp1/IreP family PP2C-type Ser/Thr phosphatase encodes MSLRIDHFGLTDTGRVRAGNEDAWAADEAQGLYIVADGMGGHNAGEIASQMVVSSLPKLMQKRGGSVMPRTSAAIARRLRSAVSRLSRDVFEQASAEPHLSGMGATVVAVMIHAGEAIVVHMGDSRVYLLRDGRLRLLTRDHSVIQILLDSGHITPEQAQFHPDRNRITASIGMPGDPTPDSRRVALRTGDRVLLCTDGLANMVDDLNICRIMGESATPEATCRNLIDAANAAGGDDNITAVVLEVHEEK; translated from the coding sequence GTGAGCCTTCGAATTGACCATTTCGGATTGACCGATACCGGCCGCGTGCGCGCCGGGAATGAAGACGCCTGGGCGGCGGATGAGGCCCAGGGTCTGTACATCGTCGCCGACGGCATGGGCGGTCATAACGCCGGGGAGATTGCCTCGCAGATGGTGGTCAGCTCGCTGCCCAAGCTGATGCAGAAGCGGGGCGGGTCCGTCATGCCGCGGACGTCGGCGGCGATCGCCAGGCGGCTGCGGTCGGCGGTGTCGCGTCTGAGCCGCGACGTCTTTGAACAAGCCAGCGCCGAGCCGCACCTGAGCGGCATGGGCGCGACCGTTGTCGCCGTCATGATCCACGCCGGCGAGGCAATCGTCGTTCACATGGGGGACAGCCGGGTGTACCTGCTTCGCGACGGTCGGCTGCGTCTGCTGACCAGGGACCATTCGGTGATTCAGATCCTGCTCGACTCGGGGCACATCACCCCGGAGCAGGCCCAGTTCCACCCTGATCGCAATCGCATCACCGCCAGCATCGGCATGCCCGGCGACCCTACCCCCGACAGCCGTCGGGTCGCGCTGCGGACCGGCGATCGAGTTCTGCTCTGCACCGACGGCCTGGCCAATATGGTCGACGACCTGAACATCTGCAGGATCATGGGTGAGTCGGCGACCCCCGAGGCAACTTGCAGGAACCTCATTGATGCCGCCAACGCTGCCGGCGGCGACGACAACATCACGGCGGTGGTGCTGGAAGTGCACGAGGAAAAGTGA
- a CDS encoding outer membrane protein assembly factor BamB family protein: protein MTTPADHSPRRWIARGLLAAACAGVALLPQVLAQPVAQPLPAADNPDGVEGKEHNEFVFVRDSASAQEKFGLAQKMERLKEWNKSADLYQEVLDKYRDRVIPNGKDSNNVINRYTSVTWGVLGQLANWPQEGLDVYRGRYEPKAAQLVASFKGDDLAPLYEALRKYFVTESGKQAGIRLIDANLERGEYAAAAEIGDQLLSLYPKQNLLAERPGVLFRTSLSHYLTGTVDGRKKGEQWAATLESESPKVIGVVRGQDVPLAEALKKELAAIGTGNATETVAAAGDSWPTMGGGPTRSLISGAKANAGTRLYSVPLAAPNFNALPNAQIRQQAQQTFASAAQTGQTIGVIPAIDRGEMFFNDGSRVYAVNLESGVPLAGWLQTHPSSNGQFILPNVVGSTRLYQQTVTVTDRYVLAIMGQQDRNLMMYGIAPQGDSRMVCLDRVTGREVWTVSLPTTPDVPKNDDEKAIRALALSGAPLVVGDSVLTVGRSARSNQGEDCYVLSFDINTGKFRWACYVASSGMPNNMYGAPQVSDKTSHLAYANGRVYVLTNLGAVAALDAYSGTIVWLNIYPLDLPQVGRGRGFQPFATRGQGSGSKLKAWQFNPVMLADGKVFALPDEGKNLLIYDAITGKDIKRISLDGLASWNSRNGGQNDKPLTLVGINGPRMVLASEVRLLCINWQTYEEEKFPGADDAMIFWPSTVPGRLMGRPFMTADAVYMSADDRLRRLDMKSGLAVNQYPAWPRSWEDGEGPGNVIVSGDHVVLAGADSIDVYTDLTLATAKLDKEVAAAPTDPEPRLRYAEVMFVAGQAKEAVRRLDEAIKLLGGEKLAAGANRDRLFNDALTFATRSAGDDRAEAREMVVQFFDRAGNAAGNAQQYVQYRVARAKFALAQQKDPTTAVRLYQEILATPETRAVTLLNEQSSLPTQAEDIAEKAVAAIVKESGPSIYQPYEQQAQTAAKAAEDETDNIAKAGKLLQVSQAFPNSSVAPDAMLAAADAYESAAKPRDAVRVLRQMWFKYQSGPSRAAILEGIARNYLAVPDRNRGDMASTAAARLAMASALPGDPKLSKDLKLPDGKVIAAAGTPVQKALDEVRKVSSAEAGKSLADFRLPIPKPGQKPYPKAFLPRTDEMILPDALALVLPARDFARADRVMTWSPNKLSIFASGKGVPKKPLSESNAFQDNGRGAAMYPRGVAWAGDTAIVWGGSRAVAIDSLTGKTLWTIDLSTMATLEVVRGGDAPGTPVANADGIIVNGNNIIINGRLNGRVIVRGGAIQQLQPAPQAAGNANVAPAIPPPPVAGLGEQFADIRPIGDRVLLTSSTGRLVSAELAGGKVTWQARLAEKTPDRLVATEDFTVVRVSDDLKVQLFALDTYSGRIIGNKAFASQGGSVPVNMALSADGTLVYTLPDRLCLRDLYKAWDEDEKVVTSTAQGQPAQPIYAGANQPGQLVIAEGRILAVADSINISGLSPNEKYIRVHSLETGQPLSLKYTADGTNKREVDQVLTAGTKDWNVMMRTMGSKVYVIGPKTVYGYNLDKPAETWRGSTDIFDAGPNDMNFRDGFVGTTHVVILDQPTPSAENAKPQYRLHAFARYVSAQAKGESGKLDYSVTVSDPGGLAPQWQAADGGFFYATGDGKVRMLVGTDQER, encoded by the coding sequence GACAACCCTGACGGCGTTGAGGGCAAGGAGCACAACGAGTTCGTCTTCGTCCGCGACTCGGCCAGCGCTCAAGAAAAGTTCGGCCTGGCCCAGAAGATGGAGCGGCTGAAGGAGTGGAACAAGTCCGCCGACCTGTATCAGGAAGTCCTCGACAAGTACCGGGACCGGGTGATTCCGAACGGGAAGGACTCGAATAACGTCATCAACCGCTATACGAGCGTGACCTGGGGCGTGCTGGGGCAACTGGCGAACTGGCCGCAGGAAGGGCTCGACGTTTACCGGGGCCGCTACGAACCCAAGGCGGCCCAGCTTGTTGCCAGCTTCAAGGGGGATGACCTCGCTCCGCTGTACGAAGCGTTGCGCAAGTACTTCGTGACGGAATCGGGCAAGCAGGCCGGCATCCGGCTGATCGACGCGAATCTTGAGCGCGGCGAGTACGCCGCCGCCGCCGAGATCGGTGACCAGCTCTTGTCGCTCTACCCGAAGCAGAACCTGCTGGCCGAGCGGCCCGGCGTGCTGTTCCGGACGTCGCTGTCGCACTACCTCACCGGTACCGTCGATGGCCGCAAGAAGGGCGAGCAGTGGGCCGCAACTCTGGAATCGGAATCGCCGAAGGTCATCGGCGTGGTCCGCGGACAGGACGTGCCGCTGGCCGAGGCACTCAAGAAGGAACTGGCTGCGATCGGCACCGGCAATGCCACCGAAACGGTCGCGGCGGCGGGCGATTCCTGGCCGACCATGGGCGGCGGGCCCACCCGCTCGCTGATCTCCGGCGCAAAGGCCAATGCCGGCACGCGCCTGTACTCCGTCCCGCTGGCCGCCCCGAACTTCAACGCGCTGCCCAATGCGCAGATCCGCCAGCAGGCCCAGCAGACCTTCGCCAGCGCCGCCCAGACGGGACAGACGATCGGCGTGATCCCCGCGATCGACCGCGGCGAGATGTTCTTCAACGACGGGTCGCGCGTTTACGCGGTCAATCTCGAGTCCGGCGTGCCGCTGGCGGGCTGGCTCCAGACCCACCCGTCGAGCAACGGGCAGTTCATCCTTCCCAACGTCGTCGGCTCCACCCGCCTCTACCAGCAGACCGTCACCGTCACCGATCGTTACGTGCTGGCGATCATGGGGCAGCAGGACCGCAACCTGATGATGTACGGCATCGCGCCGCAGGGAGACTCGCGGATGGTCTGCCTCGACCGCGTGACCGGCCGCGAGGTCTGGACGGTTTCGCTGCCTACCACGCCGGACGTCCCCAAGAACGACGACGAAAAGGCGATTCGGGCCTTGGCGCTGTCGGGTGCCCCGCTTGTGGTCGGCGACTCGGTGCTGACTGTCGGCCGCAGCGCCCGCAGCAACCAAGGGGAAGACTGCTACGTGCTGTCGTTTGACATCAACACCGGCAAGTTCCGCTGGGCGTGCTATGTGGCATCCAGCGGGATGCCCAACAACATGTACGGCGCGCCGCAGGTCAGCGACAAGACCAGCCACCTGGCGTATGCCAACGGCCGCGTCTACGTGCTGACAAACCTGGGTGCCGTCGCCGCGCTCGATGCTTACAGCGGCACCATCGTCTGGCTCAACATCTACCCACTGGATCTCCCGCAGGTCGGGCGGGGCCGCGGTTTCCAACCGTTCGCGACCCGCGGTCAGGGCAGCGGTTCGAAGCTCAAGGCGTGGCAGTTCAACCCGGTCATGCTCGCCGACGGCAAGGTGTTTGCGCTGCCCGACGAGGGGAAAAACCTGCTGATCTATGACGCGATTACCGGCAAGGACATTAAGCGCATCTCGCTCGACGGACTGGCCAGTTGGAACAGTCGCAACGGCGGCCAGAACGACAAGCCGCTGACGCTGGTCGGCATCAACGGGCCGCGCATGGTACTGGCGAGCGAAGTCCGCCTGCTCTGCATCAATTGGCAGACGTACGAGGAAGAGAAGTTCCCCGGCGCCGATGACGCAATGATCTTCTGGCCGAGCACCGTTCCCGGCAGGCTGATGGGCCGGCCGTTCATGACCGCCGACGCGGTTTACATGTCCGCCGACGACCGCCTGCGCCGTCTCGACATGAAGAGCGGGCTTGCCGTGAACCAGTACCCGGCGTGGCCGCGAAGCTGGGAAGACGGCGAAGGGCCGGGCAATGTGATCGTCAGCGGGGACCACGTCGTCCTGGCCGGTGCCGACAGCATCGACGTCTACACCGACCTGACACTGGCGACCGCCAAGCTCGACAAGGAAGTCGCCGCAGCTCCGACAGACCCGGAACCCCGCCTTCGCTACGCCGAAGTGATGTTCGTCGCCGGCCAGGCGAAGGAGGCCGTCCGCCGACTGGATGAGGCGATCAAGCTGCTCGGCGGCGAGAAGCTAGCCGCCGGGGCCAATCGCGACCGGCTCTTCAACGATGCGCTAACGTTCGCGACCCGTTCGGCGGGCGACGACCGCGCTGAGGCGCGTGAGATGGTCGTTCAGTTCTTCGATCGGGCGGGCAACGCCGCGGGCAACGCGCAGCAATACGTTCAGTATCGCGTCGCCCGGGCGAAGTTCGCGCTGGCACAGCAGAAGGATCCGACCACCGCCGTTCGGCTTTACCAGGAAATCCTGGCCACGCCGGAAACCCGCGCCGTGACGCTGTTAAACGAGCAGAGCAGCCTGCCGACGCAGGCCGAGGACATCGCCGAGAAGGCGGTGGCGGCGATCGTGAAGGAGTCCGGGCCGTCGATCTACCAGCCCTACGAGCAACAGGCCCAGACCGCCGCCAAGGCCGCCGAAGACGAAACGGACAACATCGCCAAGGCGGGCAAGTTATTGCAGGTTTCGCAGGCGTTCCCCAATTCCAGTGTCGCCCCGGACGCCATGCTCGCCGCGGCCGACGCTTACGAGTCGGCGGCCAAGCCGCGCGACGCGGTGCGGGTCCTGCGTCAGATGTGGTTCAAGTACCAGTCCGGCCCGAGCCGCGCCGCGATCCTGGAAGGCATCGCCCGCAACTACCTTGCGGTCCCCGACCGCAACCGCGGCGACATGGCCAGCACCGCCGCGGCACGGCTGGCGATGGCGTCGGCGTTGCCCGGCGATCCGAAGCTGTCGAAGGACCTCAAGCTCCCCGACGGCAAGGTGATCGCCGCAGCCGGCACCCCGGTGCAAAAGGCGCTCGACGAAGTTCGCAAGGTCAGTTCCGCCGAGGCCGGCAAGTCGCTCGCAGACTTCCGCCTGCCGATCCCCAAGCCGGGGCAGAAGCCCTACCCGAAGGCGTTCCTGCCGCGAACCGACGAGATGATCCTGCCTGACGCGCTGGCGCTGGTGCTTCCGGCACGGGATTTTGCCCGCGCCGACCGGGTGATGACCTGGTCGCCGAACAAGCTGTCGATCTTCGCGTCTGGCAAAGGCGTGCCCAAGAAGCCGCTGAGCGAAAGCAATGCGTTCCAGGATAACGGCCGGGGGGCGGCGATGTACCCGCGCGGCGTGGCCTGGGCGGGCGATACCGCGATCGTCTGGGGCGGCTCTCGCGCCGTCGCGATCGATTCGCTGACCGGCAAGACCCTCTGGACGATCGACCTGTCGACCATGGCGACGCTCGAGGTGGTCCGCGGCGGAGACGCCCCGGGAACGCCGGTCGCCAACGCCGACGGGATCATCGTCAACGGAAACAATATCATCATCAACGGGCGTTTGAACGGCCGGGTGATCGTCCGGGGCGGCGCGATCCAGCAACTGCAACCCGCCCCGCAGGCCGCGGGCAACGCGAATGTCGCCCCGGCGATTCCCCCGCCCCCGGTCGCCGGCCTGGGCGAGCAGTTCGCCGACATACGCCCGATCGGTGACCGCGTCCTGCTGACCAGCAGCACCGGCCGCTTGGTATCGGCCGAACTGGCCGGCGGCAAGGTCACCTGGCAGGCGCGGCTGGCGGAAAAGACGCCCGACCGCCTGGTCGCGACGGAAGATTTCACGGTGGTCCGCGTGAGCGACGACCTGAAAGTGCAGCTTTTCGCCCTCGACACCTACAGCGGCCGGATCATCGGCAACAAGGCATTCGCCAGCCAGGGCGGCAGCGTGCCGGTGAACATGGCGTTATCCGCCGACGGAACGCTGGTCTATACGCTGCCCGATCGCCTGTGCCTGCGGGACCTGTACAAGGCGTGGGACGAGGACGAGAAGGTCGTCACCTCGACCGCGCAGGGCCAGCCGGCCCAGCCGATCTACGCCGGTGCCAATCAGCCGGGCCAGTTGGTGATCGCCGAAGGCCGCATCCTGGCCGTCGCCGACAGCATCAACATCTCCGGATTGTCGCCGAACGAGAAGTACATCCGCGTTCACTCCCTGGAAACCGGCCAGCCCCTGTCGCTGAAGTACACCGCCGACGGCACCAACAAGCGCGAGGTGGACCAGGTGCTGACGGCCGGCACCAAGGATTGGAACGTGATGATGCGGACGATGGGATCGAAGGTTTATGTGATCGGCCCCAAGACCGTGTACGGCTACAACCTGGACAAGCCCGCCGAGACCTGGCGTGGTTCGACGGACATCTTCGACGCCGGCCCGAATGACATGAACTTCCGCGACGGGTTCGTCGGCACGACGCACGTGGTCATCCTCGACCAGCCCACGCCATCAGCCGAAAACGCCAAGCCGCAGTACCGCCTGCACGCGTTTGCCCGGTACGTCAGTGCGCAGGCCAAGGGCGAAAGCGGAAAGCTCGACTACAGCGTGACGGTGAGCGATCCCGGCGGCCTGGCACCCCAGTGGCAAGCCGCCGACGGCGGGTTCTTCTATGCCACCGGCGACGGCAAAGTCCGCATGCTCGTCGGGACGGACCAGGAGCGATGA